One stretch of Phycisphaerae bacterium DNA includes these proteins:
- a CDS encoding SUMF1/EgtB/PvdO family nonheme iron enzyme, whose protein sequence is MNSVGMELVALSTGYWVSRYETTQAQYDLVMGAPATPRVCPTCPVGNVTGDEALEFCRRLTELERQRGTLPAGYCYRLPTYAQYLEYVADAGLPGSVTPVGGRGGTHLAGPLPVGSGEVNRLGLYDLRGNVSEYLSEPYNTGSLTIVGASWNEHRKDFLAVRNRAGYMHKDEKGPDTGFRCVLARGE, encoded by the coding sequence GTGAACTCCGTCGGAATGGAGCTGGTGGCGCTCAGTACGGGATATTGGGTGTCGCGCTACGAAACAACGCAAGCTCAGTACGACCTGGTGATGGGTGCGCCCGCCACGCCGAGGGTCTGTCCGACATGCCCGGTTGGCAATGTGACGGGCGATGAGGCGCTCGAATTCTGCCGGCGCCTGACCGAGCTGGAACGGCAACGCGGGACCCTGCCAGCGGGATACTGCTACCGCCTGCCCACGTACGCCCAGTACCTGGAGTACGTCGCTGACGCGGGACTTCCCGGATCGGTCACACCCGTCGGCGGCCGCGGCGGAACTCACCTGGCAGGACCTTTGCCGGTTGGAAGTGGCGAGGTCAACCGTCTTGGGCTCTACGACCTGCGCGGTAACGTGTCCGAGTACCTGAGCGAGCCCTACAACACGGGGTCACTCACCATCGTTGGGGCATCGTGGAACGAACACCGCAAGGACTTTCTGGCTGTCCGCAATCGCGCCGGATACATGCATAAGGACGAAAAAGGCCCCGATACTGGCTTTCGGTGCGTGCTCGCGCGCGGGGAATAG